A window of Pseudomonas mucidolens contains these coding sequences:
- a CDS encoding nitrate reductase subunit alpha — translation MSHLLDQLRFFNRKQNEFSDGHGETRKESRDWENVYRSRWQYDKIVRSTHGVNCTGSCSWKIYVKNGLITWETQQTDYPRTRNDLPNHEPRGCPRGASYSWYIYSANRLKYPKIRKPLLKLWREARLTLSPVEAWASIVEDKVKADAYKSKRGMGGFIRSNWDEVNEIIAASNVYTIKQYGPDRIVGFSPIPAMSMVSYAAGSRYLSLIGGVCLSFYDWYCDLPPASPMVWGEQTDVPESADWYNSNYIIAWGSNVPQTRTPDAHFFTEVRYKGTKTVAITPDYSEVAKLTDLWLNPKQGTDAALAQAFNHVIFKEFHLDRPSAYFTEYAKRFTDLPVLVMLKPMLGTAPGAGFQPDRFLRACDLTGNLGQDNNPEWKTIALDESGELVSPQGSIGYRWGEKGKWNILAKEGGEGRAIDLKLSLIGDDVAEVAFPYFAGEAHEHFQHVAGDAVQFRRVPVHSVTLADGSVAKVATVFDLSAANLAIDRGLGGGNVAKDYDDASVPGTPAWQEAITGVSREKAIQIAREFADNADKTKGRSMIIVGAAMNHWYHMDMNYRGLINMLMLCGCVGQTGGGWAHYVGQEKLRPQCGWLPLAFGLDWNRPPRQMNGTSFFYGHSSQWRHEKMSMHDVLSPLADKSQFPEHALDYNIRAERAGWLPSAPQLNTNPLHICRDAAAAGMDPKDYVVKSWQDGSLRFACEQPDSPVNFPRNMFIWRSNLLGSSGKGHEYMLKYLLGTKNGVMNEDIGHSTECKPTEAEWVEDGAIGKLDLVTTLDFRMSSTCVYSDIVLPTATWYEKDDMNTSDMHPFIHPLSAAIDPAWESRSDWEIYKGIAKAFSAMSVGHLGVEKDLVTVPLMHDSVGELAQPFGGTDWKSAGVAPQPGKNAPNMAVVERDYPNIYKQFTSLGPMLEKLGNGGKGINWNTDEEVEFLGELNHHEGDAGISQGRPKIDTAIDAAEVILSLAPETNGKVALKAWAALSEFTGIDHSHLAISKAHEAIRFRDIQAQPRKIISSPTWSGLEDEHVSYNAGYTNVHENIPWRTITGRQQFYQDHSWMQAFGEQLMSYRPPVNTRTIEGVKGKRSNGETEIVLNWITPHQKWGIHSTYSDNLLMLTLSRGGPIVWLSEIDAKRAGIEDNDWIECFNVNGALTARAVVSQRVKEGMVMMYHAQERIVNVPGSETTKTRGGHHNSVTRVVLKPTHMIGGYAQQAYGFNYYGTVGCNRDEFVVVRKMAKVDWLDGSSGDDLPRPLPTDIEEN, via the coding sequence GTGAGTCATTTACTGGATCAACTACGGTTCTTCAATCGTAAGCAAAACGAGTTTTCCGACGGTCATGGAGAGACCCGCAAAGAGTCTCGCGACTGGGAGAACGTCTACCGTTCGCGCTGGCAGTACGACAAGATCGTGCGCTCCACCCACGGGGTGAACTGCACCGGCTCTTGCTCGTGGAAAATCTACGTCAAAAACGGCCTGATCACCTGGGAAACCCAACAGACCGACTACCCGCGCACCCGCAACGATCTGCCCAACCATGAACCGCGTGGCTGTCCGCGTGGCGCCAGCTATAGTTGGTACATCTACAGCGCGAACCGCCTCAAGTACCCGAAAATCCGCAAGCCACTGCTCAAATTGTGGCGCGAAGCGCGCTTGACCCTGTCGCCGGTAGAAGCGTGGGCCAGTATCGTCGAGGACAAGGTCAAGGCCGACGCCTACAAGAGCAAGCGCGGCATGGGCGGTTTCATCCGTTCCAACTGGGACGAAGTCAACGAAATCATCGCCGCCTCCAACGTCTACACCATCAAGCAGTACGGCCCGGACCGTATCGTCGGCTTCTCGCCGATCCCGGCCATGTCGATGGTCAGCTACGCGGCCGGTTCGCGTTACCTGTCATTGATCGGCGGGGTGTGCCTGAGCTTCTATGACTGGTACTGCGACCTGCCACCGGCTTCGCCAATGGTCTGGGGCGAGCAGACCGACGTGCCGGAATCGGCCGACTGGTACAACTCCAACTACATCATCGCCTGGGGTTCCAACGTCCCGCAGACGCGCACCCCGGACGCGCACTTCTTTACCGAAGTGCGCTACAAGGGCACCAAGACCGTGGCCATCACCCCCGACTATTCGGAAGTGGCCAAGCTCACCGACCTGTGGCTCAACCCCAAGCAGGGCACCGACGCCGCGCTGGCCCAGGCCTTCAACCACGTGATCTTCAAGGAATTTCACCTGGACAGGCCGAGTGCGTATTTCACCGAATACGCCAAGCGTTTCACCGACTTGCCGGTGCTGGTAATGCTCAAGCCGATGCTCGGTACCGCGCCTGGCGCAGGCTTTCAACCTGATCGCTTCCTGCGCGCTTGCGACCTGACCGGCAACCTCGGCCAGGACAATAATCCGGAATGGAAAACCATCGCCCTCGACGAGAGCGGTGAGCTGGTTTCGCCACAAGGTTCCATCGGTTATCGCTGGGGCGAGAAGGGCAAGTGGAACATTCTGGCGAAGGAGGGTGGTGAAGGGCGCGCGATCGACCTCAAGCTGAGCCTGATCGGCGACGACGTCGCCGAAGTGGCGTTCCCGTATTTTGCTGGCGAAGCCCACGAGCATTTCCAGCACGTGGCGGGCGATGCCGTGCAGTTCCGCCGGGTGCCGGTGCACAGCGTGACCCTGGCCGACGGCAGCGTGGCCAAGGTCGCCACGGTATTTGACCTGTCGGCGGCGAACCTGGCCATCGACCGTGGCCTGGGCGGCGGCAACGTAGCCAAGGATTACGACGACGCCAGCGTACCGGGCACCCCGGCCTGGCAGGAAGCGATCACCGGCGTCAGCCGCGAGAAAGCCATCCAGATTGCCCGTGAGTTTGCCGACAACGCCGACAAGACCAAGGGGCGCTCGATGATCATCGTCGGCGCGGCGATGAACCATTGGTACCACATGGACATGAACTACCGCGGGCTGATCAATATGCTCATGCTCTGCGGTTGCGTGGGCCAGACCGGTGGCGGTTGGGCGCACTACGTGGGCCAGGAAAAACTGCGTCCACAATGTGGCTGGTTGCCTTTGGCCTTCGGCCTCGACTGGAACCGTCCGCCACGCCAGATGAACGGCACCAGCTTCTTCTACGGGCACAGTTCGCAATGGCGCCACGAAAAGATGAGCATGCACGACGTGCTCTCGCCACTGGCCGACAAGTCGCAATTCCCGGAACACGCGCTGGACTACAACATCCGCGCCGAACGCGCCGGCTGGTTGCCCAGCGCACCGCAACTGAACACCAACCCGTTGCATATTTGCCGCGACGCCGCAGCGGCCGGCATGGACCCCAAGGACTACGTGGTCAAGTCCTGGCAGGACGGCAGCCTGCGCTTCGCCTGCGAGCAACCGGACAGCCCGGTGAACTTCCCGCGCAACATGTTTATCTGGCGTTCCAACCTGCTGGGTTCTTCCGGTAAAGGGCATGAGTACATGCTCAAGTACCTGCTCGGCACCAAGAACGGAGTCATGAACGAAGACATCGGCCACAGCACCGAATGCAAACCTACCGAGGCCGAATGGGTCGAGGATGGCGCCATCGGCAAGCTGGATCTGGTGACCACACTGGACTTTCGCATGTCGTCGACTTGCGTGTATTCCGACATCGTCTTGCCGACCGCCACCTGGTACGAAAAAGACGACATGAACACCTCGGACATGCACCCGTTCATTCACCCGCTGTCGGCGGCGATTGATCCGGCGTGGGAATCGCGTTCCGACTGGGAAATCTACAAAGGCATCGCCAAGGCCTTCTCGGCCATGTCGGTCGGCCACTTGGGGGTCGAAAAAGACCTGGTCACCGTACCGCTGATGCATGACAGCGTCGGCGAACTGGCCCAGCCGTTTGGCGGCACCGATTGGAAAAGTGCCGGCGTGGCACCACAACCGGGCAAGAACGCGCCGAACATGGCGGTGGTGGAGCGCGACTATCCGAACATCTACAAGCAGTTCACATCCCTCGGCCCAATGCTGGAAAAACTCGGCAATGGCGGTAAGGGCATTAACTGGAACACCGACGAGGAAGTCGAGTTTCTCGGCGAGCTCAATCACCACGAAGGCGATGCCGGTATCAGCCAGGGTCGGCCAAAGATCGACACGGCTATCGACGCGGCCGAGGTGATTCTGTCCCTGGCCCCGGAAACCAACGGCAAGGTCGCGCTCAAGGCCTGGGCCGCGCTGTCGGAGTTCACCGGGATCGACCACAGCCACCTGGCCATCTCCAAGGCTCACGAAGCCATACGCTTTCGCGATATCCAGGCGCAGCCGCGCAAGATCATTTCCAGCCCGACCTGGTCCGGCCTTGAAGACGAACACGTGAGCTATAACGCCGGCTACACCAACGTTCACGAAAACATCCCGTGGCGCACCATTACCGGCCGCCAGCAGTTCTACCAGGATCACTCGTGGATGCAGGCCTTCGGCGAGCAGTTGATGAGCTACCGGCCTCCGGTCAACACCCGCACCATCGAAGGCGTCAAGGGCAAACGCAGCAATGGCGAAACCGAGATCGTCCTGAACTGGATCACCCCGCACCAGAAGTGGGGCATTCACAGCACCTACAGCGACAACCTGCTGATGCTCACCCTGAGCCGTGGCGGACCGATTGTGTGGCTCTCGGAAATCGACGCCAAGCGTGCCGGGATCGAGGACAACGACTGGATCGAGTGCTTCAACGTCAACGGCGCCCTGACCGCGCGTGCGGTGGTCAGCCAGCGGGTCAAGGAAGGCATGGTGATGATGTATCACGCCCAGGAACGCATCGTGAACGTGCCGGGGTCGGAAACCACCAAGACCCGCGGCGGACACCACAACTCGGTGACCCGCGTGGTCCTCAAGCCGACCCACATGATCGGCGGGTATGCCCAGCAGGCCTACGGTTTCAACTATTACGGCACGGTCGGTTGCAACCGCGATGAATTCGTCGTGGTGCGCAAGATGGCCAAAGTCGACTGGCTCGATGGCTCCAGCGGCGATGACCTGCCGCGTCCACTGCCGACCGATATCGAGGAGAACTGA